A stretch of the Streptomyces venezuelae genome encodes the following:
- a CDS encoding citrate synthase — MNDRLTTREAAELLGVKPATVYAYISRGQLSSRRDPVGRGSTLDAAEVAALARRNRREAAAPAGELSVRTALTLIEPDRYWYRGVDAVELAGRYAYEEVAEWLWTGRPPRGARFTAPPELLAAARRAVRALPEHSGPVDRLRVATAAAAVADPLRHDLSEEAVLGSARALIPTLVGALPPAAERPDGTEHGDGDGEDDGPLAGRLWTRLTARPADPSAVAVLDLALGLLVDHDLAASTLAVRVAASARAHPYAAVSAGLGALEGPLHGAAGRLAHRMLRDVLDQGGAAPVVAEHLRAGRRVPGLGHRLYSGEDPRAGALFARLAELDTAAPALAAARDVVAVTARQGRGLHANVDLALAVLTVSCGMPAEAGETVFAVARTAGWVAHALEEYGERPLRMRPSGRYTGPRPPQPLP, encoded by the coding sequence ATGAATGACCGGCTCACCACTCGCGAGGCCGCCGAGCTGCTCGGCGTCAAACCCGCCACGGTGTACGCGTACATCAGCCGCGGACAGCTCAGCAGCCGCCGCGACCCGGTGGGCCGCGGCAGCACCCTCGATGCCGCCGAGGTCGCAGCGCTGGCCCGGCGCAACCGGCGGGAGGCGGCGGCCCCGGCCGGGGAGCTCTCGGTGCGCACCGCACTGACCCTGATCGAGCCGGACCGGTACTGGTACCGCGGGGTGGACGCCGTGGAGCTGGCCGGCCGGTACGCGTACGAGGAGGTCGCCGAGTGGCTCTGGACCGGGCGCCCGCCGCGCGGTGCACGGTTCACAGCACCGCCGGAGCTGCTGGCGGCGGCCCGGCGGGCGGTGCGCGCACTGCCGGAGCACAGCGGTCCGGTCGACCGGCTGCGGGTGGCCACGGCCGCGGCGGCCGTGGCGGATCCGCTGCGCCACGATCTGTCGGAGGAGGCCGTGCTCGGCTCCGCGCGGGCCCTGATCCCCACCCTGGTCGGCGCGCTGCCGCCCGCGGCGGAACGGCCGGACGGGACCGAGCACGGCGACGGCGACGGCGAGGATGACGGGCCGCTCGCCGGGCGGCTGTGGACGCGGCTGACCGCCCGGCCGGCCGATCCCAGCGCGGTCGCCGTCCTCGACCTCGCGCTCGGCCTGCTGGTCGACCACGACCTGGCCGCCTCCACCCTCGCCGTACGGGTCGCCGCCTCGGCCCGCGCCCATCCGTACGCCGCCGTCTCGGCCGGCCTCGGCGCGCTCGAAGGGCCGCTGCACGGCGCGGCGGGGCGGCTGGCCCACCGGATGCTGCGGGACGTGCTGGACCAGGGCGGGGCGGCGCCGGTGGTGGCCGAGCACCTGCGCGCGGGCCGCCGGGTGCCGGGGCTCGGGCACCGGCTGTACTCGGGGGAGGACCCGCGCGCCGGGGCGCTGTTCGCCCGGCTCGCCGAGCTGGACACCGCCGCCCCGGCGCTGGCCGCCGCACGGGACGTGGTGGCGGTGACGGCCCGGCAGGGCCGCGGGCTGCACGCCAATGTGGACCTGGCGCTGGCGGTGCTCACGGTGTCCTGCGGGATGCCCGCGGAAGCCGGCGAGACGGTGTTCGCGGTCGCCCGCACCGCGGGCTGGGTCGCGCACGCCCTGGAGGAGTACGGGGAGCGCCCGCTGCGGATGCGCCCGAGCGGCCGGTACACCGGCCCGCGCCCGCCCCAGCCCCTGCCCTGA
- a CDS encoding type IIA DNA topoisomerase subunit B, with the protein MTADTSVPSSALLTGADRDGSNYTARHLLVLEGLEAVRKRPGMYIGSTDSRGLMHCLWEIIDNSVDEALGGFCDHIEVILHDDGSVEVRDNGRGIPVDVEPKTGLSGIEVVMTKLHAGGKFGGGSYAASGGLHGVGASVVNALSARLDVEVDRNSATHSISFRRGVPGMFTEPGPDSPFDPANGLHKGKRVPKGRTGTRVRYWADRQIFLKDARLSLENLYQRARQTAFLVPGLTIVVRDERGIDGAGKTEETFRFDGGISEFCEYLAQDKAVCDVLRLTGQGTFKETVPVLDERGHMTPTEVTRELGVDIALRWGTGYETQLKSFVNIIATPKGGTHVSGFERSVTKTVNEVLRSAKLLRVAEDDVVKDDAMEGLTAVVTVRLAEPQFEGQTKEVLGTSAATRIVAAVVAKELKAFLTSTKRDDKQQARAVMEKIVAAARTRIAARQHKEAQRRKTALESSSLPAKLADCRSDDVDRSELFIVEGDSALGTAKLARNSEFQALLPIRGKILNVQKSSVSDMLKNAECGAIIQVIGAGSGRTFDLDAARYGKIVLLVDADVDGAHIRCLLLTLFQRYMRPMVEAGRVFAAVPPLHRIELVQPKKGQDKYVYTYSDSELRQTLLEYQRKGIRYKDSIQRYKGLGEMDADQLAETTMDPRFRTLRRINIGDLDSAEQVFDLLMGNEVAPRKEFITGSAATLDRSRIDA; encoded by the coding sequence GTGACCGCCGACACGTCCGTGCCTTCCAGCGCGCTGCTGACCGGAGCAGACCGGGACGGCTCCAACTACACCGCGCGGCACCTGCTCGTCCTCGAGGGTCTTGAGGCCGTCCGGAAACGCCCCGGCATGTATATCGGTTCCACCGACAGCCGCGGGCTCATGCACTGCCTCTGGGAGATCATCGACAATTCGGTCGACGAGGCCCTGGGCGGCTTCTGCGACCACATCGAGGTCATCCTGCACGACGACGGCTCGGTCGAGGTCCGTGACAACGGCCGCGGCATCCCCGTCGACGTGGAGCCCAAGACCGGGCTGTCCGGCATCGAGGTCGTCATGACCAAGCTGCACGCCGGCGGCAAGTTCGGCGGGGGCTCGTACGCGGCCTCCGGCGGCCTGCACGGCGTCGGCGCCTCCGTGGTGAACGCGCTCTCCGCCCGCCTCGACGTCGAGGTCGACCGTAACAGCGCCACCCACTCGATCAGCTTCCGCCGCGGTGTCCCCGGCATGTTCACCGAGCCGGGTCCGGACAGCCCGTTCGACCCCGCCAACGGGCTGCACAAGGGCAAGCGCGTCCCCAAGGGCCGCACCGGCACCCGGGTGCGGTACTGGGCCGACCGGCAGATCTTCCTCAAGGACGCCCGGCTCTCGCTGGAGAACCTCTACCAGCGCGCCCGCCAGACCGCCTTCCTGGTCCCCGGCCTGACCATCGTGGTCCGCGACGAGCGCGGCATCGACGGCGCCGGCAAGACCGAGGAGACGTTCCGCTTCGACGGCGGCATCAGCGAGTTCTGCGAGTACCTGGCCCAGGACAAGGCCGTCTGCGATGTGCTCCGGCTGACCGGCCAGGGCACCTTCAAGGAGACCGTCCCGGTCCTCGACGAGCGCGGCCACATGACCCCCACCGAGGTCACCCGCGAGCTCGGCGTGGACATCGCCCTGCGCTGGGGCACCGGGTACGAGACCCAGCTGAAGTCCTTCGTGAACATCATCGCCACCCCCAAGGGCGGCACCCACGTGTCCGGATTCGAGCGCTCGGTCACCAAGACCGTGAACGAAGTGCTCCGCTCCGCGAAGCTGCTTCGGGTCGCCGAGGACGACGTGGTCAAGGACGACGCGATGGAGGGCCTGACGGCGGTGGTGACCGTCCGGCTGGCCGAGCCGCAGTTCGAGGGCCAGACCAAGGAGGTGCTCGGCACCTCGGCGGCCACCCGGATCGTCGCGGCTGTGGTCGCCAAGGAGCTCAAGGCCTTCCTGACCTCCACCAAGCGGGACGACAAGCAGCAGGCCCGCGCTGTCATGGAGAAGATCGTCGCGGCGGCCCGCACCCGGATCGCCGCCCGGCAGCACAAGGAGGCCCAGCGCCGCAAGACGGCGCTGGAGTCCTCCTCGCTGCCGGCCAAGCTGGCCGACTGCCGCAGTGACGACGTGGACCGCAGCGAGCTCTTCATCGTCGAGGGGGACTCCGCCCTCGGTACCGCCAAGCTCGCCCGGAACTCGGAATTCCAGGCGCTGCTGCCGATCCGAGGCAAGATCCTCAACGTCCAGAAGTCCTCGGTCTCGGACATGCTCAAGAACGCCGAGTGTGGGGCGATCATCCAGGTCATAGGGGCCGGCTCGGGCCGGACCTTCGACCTCGACGCGGCCCGGTACGGCAAGATCGTCCTGCTGGTCGACGCCGATGTCGACGGCGCCCACATCCGCTGCCTGCTGCTGACCCTCTTCCAGCGCTACATGCGCCCGATGGTGGAGGCCGGCCGGGTCTTTGCCGCCGTGCCGCCGCTGCACCGGATCGAGCTGGTCCAGCCCAAGAAGGGCCAGGACAAGTACGTGTACACGTACTCGGACAGTGAGCTCCGGCAGACCCTGCTGGAGTACCAGCGCAAGGGGATCCGCTACAAGGACTCGATCCAGCGGTACAAGGGTCTCGGCGAGATGGACGCCGACCAGCTGGCGGAGACCACCATGGACCCCCGCTTCCGCACCCTGCGCCGGATCAACATCGGCGACCTGGACTCGGCGGAGCAGGTGTTCGACCTGCTCATGGGCAATGAGGTGGCCCCCCGCAAGGAGTTCATCACCGGCTCGGCGGCCACCCTGGACCGCTCGCGCATCGACGCCTGA
- a CDS encoding DUF485 domain-containing protein, whose amino-acid sequence MDKHDGRDAGTIRLDDPWYDALAADWGEGESGGAGECAAGSGAGERVRGQAGPAGRNGDAAAGPDGGAAGGADAAAIYLEVQRSAVFQEVRSRYRRFVVPATLAFLLWYLAYVVTATVAPGLMARPVLGAVNVALLAGLGQFLSTFLLTWAYARHARLRRDRAALELRWTVFDQEHSRGAGR is encoded by the coding sequence GTGGACAAGCACGATGGTCGTGATGCCGGAACGATCCGGCTCGACGACCCCTGGTACGACGCGCTGGCCGCCGACTGGGGTGAGGGCGAGAGCGGCGGCGCCGGCGAGTGCGCCGCGGGCTCGGGTGCGGGCGAGCGCGTACGGGGGCAGGCCGGCCCGGCGGGCCGGAACGGCGATGCGGCAGCCGGCCCGGACGGTGGTGCGGCCGGTGGCGCCGATGCCGCCGCGATCTATCTGGAGGTGCAGCGCAGCGCCGTCTTCCAGGAGGTGCGCAGCCGCTACCGCCGCTTTGTCGTCCCCGCCACCCTCGCCTTCCTGCTCTGGTACCTCGCGTACGTGGTCACCGCCACCGTCGCCCCCGGCCTGATGGCCCGGCCGGTGCTGGGCGCCGTCAACGTGGCACTGCTGGCGGGACTCGGCCAGTTCCTCAGCACCTTCCTGCTGACCTGGGCCTACGCACGCCACGCCCGGCTGCGCCGGGACCGCGCGGCGCTGGAGCTGCGCTGGACGGTGTTCGACCAGGAACACAGCCGGGGGGCCGGCCGGTGA
- a CDS encoding S1 family serine peptidase yields the protein MRRPLARVLAGALTLAAAAAAIPLAQARQAAPDGGVIGGKPVKIADSPWVVALSSRDRFGGTRAGQFCGGVIIGPTKVLTAAHCLGRQVLGGPVESVRDLRVIIGRTELRAAEGREIAVRGARVNPAYDPATNAGDLAVLELNESVPAHYVVPLAGPGDPGYAAGTEAAVYGWGDTSGFGDYAYALRAAGVTVLADEVCRAAYPGDADGRYLAESMVCAGAGAGEGGKDACQGDSGGPLVAGGRLIGLVSWGRGCGRADSPGVYTKIAPLAGFTTG from the coding sequence ATGCGTCGTCCCCTCGCCCGTGTCCTGGCGGGCGCACTGACCCTGGCGGCGGCAGCCGCCGCCATACCCCTCGCCCAGGCCCGGCAGGCGGCCCCGGACGGCGGGGTGATCGGCGGAAAGCCGGTCAAGATCGCCGACAGTCCGTGGGTGGTGGCCCTCTCCAGCCGTGACCGGTTCGGGGGTACGCGGGCCGGGCAGTTCTGCGGGGGTGTGATCATCGGCCCGACCAAGGTGCTGACCGCGGCCCACTGCCTCGGCCGCCAGGTCCTGGGCGGCCCGGTCGAATCCGTGCGCGATCTCCGGGTGATCATCGGGCGTACCGAGCTGCGGGCGGCCGAGGGCCGCGAGATCGCGGTGCGCGGGGCCCGGGTGAACCCCGCCTACGATCCGGCGACCAACGCCGGCGACCTCGCCGTACTGGAACTCAACGAATCCGTACCGGCACATTACGTAGTCCCGCTCGCCGGCCCGGGGGATCCCGGCTACGCGGCCGGTACCGAGGCGGCCGTCTACGGCTGGGGCGATACCAGCGGATTCGGTGACTACGCCTACGCGCTGCGTGCCGCCGGAGTGACCGTGCTGGCGGACGAGGTCTGCCGGGCGGCGTATCCCGGGGATGCGGACGGGCGGTACCTGGCGGAGTCCATGGTGTGTGCCGGGGCCGGTGCCGGAGAAGGCGGCAAGGACGCCTGTCAGGGGGACAGCGGCGGGCCGCTGGTGGCCGGGGGCCGCCTCATCGGGCTGGTCTCCTGGGGACGCGGCTGCGGGCGTGCGGACAGCCCTGGCGTCTATACGAAGATCGCCCCGCTCGCCGGGTTCACGACGGGCTGA
- a CDS encoding cation acetate symporter, producing the protein MTTEHQALALVLFSTFIAVTLGITTWVSRNRHGSAEEFYAGGRLFSPLENGFAIAGDYMSAASFLGISGLIALFGYDGMLYSVGFLVAWLVVLFLVAELVRNCGRFTLADVVAARMSERPVRIAAGTSSVTVSVLYLIAQMVGAGSLVGLLLGNSSTAARTWTVIGVGALMVVYVSFGGMRATTWIQIVKAVLLMGGAITLTVLVLIRFHGDFNQLLTRAAERSGHGAAFLGPGLRYGGDWTARFDFISLGLALVLGTAGLPHILSRFYTVPTARAARRSVVWAIALIGGFYLMTIVLGFGAAALVGPDAVRASNASGNTAVPLLAAFLGGGAGSTGGAVLFAVVAAIAFATILAVVAGITLASSASVAHDLYASLRRRRARQRSEVAVARVAAVGIGAVAIALGLLAQDLNVAFLVGLAFAVAASANLPVLMYSLFWRGFTTRGAVWSVYGGLVPAVLLVVFSPVVSGSPDALFPGVDFHLFPLQNPGIVSIPLGFLAGWLGTVTSGEVPDAAKHAETEVRALTGAGAV; encoded by the coding sequence GTGACCACCGAACACCAGGCGCTCGCCCTCGTCCTGTTCAGCACCTTCATCGCGGTCACCCTGGGCATCACCACCTGGGTCAGCCGCAACCGGCACGGCTCGGCGGAGGAGTTCTACGCCGGGGGGCGGCTGTTCTCGCCTCTGGAGAACGGTTTCGCCATCGCCGGCGACTACATGTCCGCCGCCTCCTTCCTCGGCATCTCGGGCCTGATCGCCCTCTTCGGCTACGACGGCATGCTGTACTCGGTCGGCTTTCTGGTGGCCTGGCTGGTGGTGCTCTTCCTGGTCGCCGAACTGGTCCGCAACTGCGGCCGGTTCACCCTGGCCGACGTGGTCGCGGCGAGGATGAGCGAGCGTCCGGTCCGGATCGCCGCCGGCACCTCCTCGGTCACCGTCTCGGTGCTGTACCTGATCGCCCAGATGGTCGGCGCGGGCAGTCTGGTCGGCCTGCTGCTGGGCAACAGCAGCACCGCCGCGCGGACCTGGACCGTGATCGGGGTCGGCGCGCTGATGGTGGTCTACGTGTCCTTCGGCGGCATGCGGGCCACCACCTGGATCCAGATCGTCAAGGCGGTCCTGCTGATGGGCGGCGCGATCACCCTGACCGTGCTGGTCCTGATCCGCTTCCACGGGGACTTCAACCAGCTGCTGACCCGTGCCGCCGAGCGCAGCGGCCACGGCGCCGCCTTCCTCGGGCCCGGGCTCCGGTACGGCGGCGACTGGACCGCGCGCTTCGACTTCATCAGCCTCGGCCTCGCCCTGGTGCTGGGCACCGCGGGGCTGCCGCACATCCTGTCCCGCTTCTACACCGTGCCGACCGCGCGGGCGGCACGCCGCTCGGTGGTGTGGGCCATCGCGCTCATCGGCGGCTTCTACCTGATGACCATCGTGCTGGGCTTCGGGGCGGCGGCCCTGGTGGGACCGGATGCCGTACGGGCCTCCAATGCCTCGGGGAACACCGCGGTCCCGCTGCTCGCCGCCTTCCTCGGCGGCGGGGCGGGCAGTACCGGGGGCGCGGTGCTGTTCGCCGTCGTCGCCGCCATCGCGTTCGCAACGATCCTCGCGGTGGTCGCCGGGATCACCCTGGCCTCCTCCGCCTCGGTGGCCCACGATCTGTACGCCTCACTGCGGCGCAGGCGCGCCCGGCAGCGCAGCGAGGTCGCGGTGGCGCGGGTGGCGGCCGTGGGCATCGGGGCGGTGGCGATCGCGCTGGGGCTGCTGGCCCAGGACCTCAACGTGGCGTTCCTGGTGGGCCTGGCCTTCGCGGTGGCCGCCTCGGCCAATCTGCCGGTGCTGATGTACTCGCTGTTCTGGCGCGGGTTCACCACGCGGGGCGCGGTCTGGTCGGTGTATGGCGGCCTGGTTCCGGCCGTGCTGCTGGTGGTGTTCTCGCCGGTGGTCTCCGGCAGTCCGGATGCGCTGTTCCCGGGCGTGGACTTCCACCTGTTCCCGTTGCAGAACCCGGGGATCGTCTCCATCCCGCTGGGCTTCCTGGCCGGCTGGCTGGGCACCGTCACCTCGGGTGAGGTGCCGGATGCGGCGAAGCACGCCGAGACCGAGGTACGGGCGCTGACCGGGGCCGGCGCGGTGTGA
- a CDS encoding RNA polymerase sigma factor, with the protein MSASTSRTLPPEIAESESVMALIERGKAEGQIAGDDVRRAFEADQIPQSQWKNVLRSLNQILEEEGVTLMVSAAESPKRSRKSVAAKAPAKRTATKTVAARATAADTAAPEERPADPETAADALADETGTATPPAKKAAAKKTAAKKAAPAKKTAAKKTAAKKTAASKTADESTDEEPLDEGPAVVKAGEGEEEESGESKGFVLSDDDEDDAPAQQVAVAGATADPVKDYLKQIGKVPLLNAEQEVELAKRIEAGLFAEDKLANSDKLAPKLKRELEIIAEDGRRAKNHLLEANLRLVVSLAKRYTGRGMLFLDLIQEGNLGLIRAVEKFDYTKGYKFSTYATWWIRQAITRAMADQARTIRIPVHMVEVINKLARVQRQMLQDLGREPTPEELAKELDMTPEKVIEVQKYGREPISLHTPLGEDGDSEFGDLIEDSEAVVPADAVSFTLLQEQLHSVLDTLSEREAGVVSMRFGLTDGQPKTLDEIGKVYGVTRERIRQIESKTMSKLRHPSRSQVLRDYLD; encoded by the coding sequence GTGTCGGCCAGCACATCCCGTACGCTCCCGCCGGAGATCGCCGAGTCCGAGTCTGTGATGGCGCTCATCGAGCGGGGCAAGGCCGAGGGGCAGATCGCCGGCGATGACGTGCGTCGGGCCTTCGAGGCTGACCAGATTCCGCAAAGCCAGTGGAAGAATGTTCTGCGCAGCCTCAACCAGATCCTCGAGGAAGAGGGTGTGACGCTGATGGTCAGTGCCGCGGAGTCACCCAAGCGCAGCCGCAAGAGCGTCGCAGCGAAGGCCCCGGCCAAGCGGACGGCCACCAAGACCGTCGCGGCCCGCGCGACGGCGGCCGACACCGCTGCCCCGGAGGAACGGCCGGCAGACCCGGAGACCGCCGCTGACGCCCTCGCGGACGAGACCGGAACCGCAACCCCGCCCGCCAAGAAGGCAGCGGCCAAGAAGACGGCGGCCAAGAAGGCCGCGCCCGCCAAGAAGACCGCCGCGAAGAAGACCGCGGCGAAGAAGACGGCGGCCTCGAAGACCGCCGACGAGTCCACCGACGAAGAACCCCTCGACGAAGGCCCCGCCGTGGTCAAGGCCGGCGAGGGCGAGGAAGAGGAAAGCGGCGAGAGCAAGGGCTTCGTCCTCTCCGACGACGACGAGGACGACGCCCCGGCCCAGCAGGTGGCCGTCGCCGGTGCCACCGCGGACCCCGTCAAGGACTACCTCAAGCAGATCGGCAAGGTCCCCCTCCTCAACGCCGAGCAGGAGGTCGAGCTCGCCAAGCGGATCGAGGCGGGCCTGTTCGCCGAGGACAAGCTGGCCAACTCCGACAAGCTGGCCCCCAAGCTCAAGCGCGAGCTGGAGATCATCGCCGAGGACGGCCGCCGGGCCAAGAACCACCTGCTGGAGGCCAACCTCCGCCTCGTGGTCTCGCTGGCCAAGCGCTACACCGGCCGCGGCATGCTCTTCCTGGACCTGATCCAGGAGGGCAACCTGGGCCTGATCCGCGCCGTCGAGAAGTTCGACTACACCAAGGGCTACAAGTTCTCGACCTATGCGACCTGGTGGATCCGGCAGGCGATCACCCGCGCCATGGCCGACCAGGCCCGCACCATCCGCATCCCGGTGCACATGGTCGAAGTGATCAACAAGCTGGCCCGGGTGCAGCGCCAGATGCTCCAAGACCTGGGCCGCGAGCCCACCCCGGAGGAGCTGGCCAAGGAACTCGACATGACCCCGGAGAAGGTCATCGAGGTCCAGAAGTACGGCCGCGAGCCGATCTCCCTCCACACCCCCCTGGGTGAGGACGGCGACAGCGAGTTCGGTGACCTCATCGAGGACTCCGAGGCGGTCGTCCCGGCCGACGCGGTCTCCTTCACGCTCCTGCAGGAACAGCTGCACTCGGTGCTCGACACCCTCAGCGAGCGCGAGGCCGGCGTGGTCTCCATGCGCTTCGGGCTCACCGACGGCCAGCCCAAGACCCTGGACGAGATCGGCAAGGTCTATGGGGTGACCCGTGAGCGGATCCGCCAGATCGAATCCAAGACCATGTCGAAGCTGCGCCACCCGTCGCGCTCGCAGGTGCTGCGCGACTACCTGGACTAG
- a CDS encoding sensor histidine kinase, protein MSTRRALRLPRRAVSQILLTQLAIAAGVAVLATGLFLAPLGNQLDDQAMRRALAIAQSTAADPDVSAGLLTTPATEDSPVQAAAERIRRATGAEYVVVLDRNGIRRSHPSPGRIGLPVSTDPSDALAGREVMEIDEGTLGRSARGKVPLLAEDGELVGAVSVGIAYDSVRDRLLGAIPGLLAYAGGALAVGALAAWLISRRIQRQTRDLAFSDIAGLLAEREAMLHSIREGVVALDRQGRIRLVNDEAARLLGLAPDSLTGRRLDEVLGAGRTTDVLTGRVTGHDLLAVQGPRVLVANRMPTEDGGAVATLRDRTELEHLGRELDSTRGLIDALRAQDHEHANRLHTLLGLLELGLHEEAVDYVTEVVGVHRSTAEQVTEKVHDPLLAALLVGKATVAAERGVSLRLAPSSLLPDRLVDPGGLVTILGNLVDNALDASAGSPEPRVEVELHAQGRAAVLRVRDSGPGVPAARREEIFTEGWSTKQPRAHRERGLGLALVRRLAERQGGSARAGEAADGGAEFSVVLPEALR, encoded by the coding sequence ATGAGCACCCGGCGCGCCCTGCGACTCCCCCGGCGGGCGGTCTCCCAGATCCTGCTGACCCAGCTGGCCATCGCCGCCGGGGTGGCCGTGCTGGCCACCGGGCTGTTCCTGGCCCCGCTCGGCAACCAGCTGGACGACCAGGCGATGCGGCGCGCCCTCGCCATCGCCCAGAGCACGGCCGCCGACCCGGACGTCTCCGCCGGCCTCCTGACCACCCCCGCGACCGAGGACAGCCCGGTCCAGGCCGCCGCCGAACGCATCCGCCGGGCCACCGGCGCCGAGTACGTCGTCGTCCTCGACCGGAACGGCATCCGCCGCTCGCACCCCAGCCCCGGCCGGATCGGCCTGCCGGTCTCCACCGACCCCAGCGACGCCCTGGCCGGCCGCGAGGTGATGGAGATCGACGAGGGGACCCTCGGCCGCTCCGCCCGCGGCAAGGTCCCGCTGCTCGCCGAGGACGGGGAGCTCGTCGGCGCCGTCTCCGTCGGCATCGCGTACGACAGCGTCCGCGACCGGCTGCTCGGCGCCATCCCCGGCCTTCTCGCCTACGCCGGCGGTGCCCTGGCCGTCGGCGCCCTCGCGGCCTGGCTGATCTCGCGCAGGATCCAGCGGCAGACCCGCGACCTGGCCTTCTCCGATATCGCAGGGCTGCTGGCGGAGCGCGAGGCGATGCTGCACTCCATCCGCGAGGGCGTGGTGGCCCTCGACCGCCAGGGCCGCATCCGGCTGGTCAACGACGAGGCCGCGCGGCTGCTCGGCCTGGCCCCGGACTCCCTCACCGGACGCAGGCTGGACGAGGTCCTGGGCGCCGGCCGCACCACCGACGTCCTGACCGGCAGGGTCACCGGCCACGACCTCCTCGCCGTCCAGGGCCCGCGGGTCCTGGTCGCCAACCGGATGCCCACCGAGGACGGCGGCGCAGTCGCCACCCTCCGCGACCGCACCGAACTGGAGCACCTGGGCCGGGAGCTCGACTCCACCCGGGGCCTGATCGACGCACTGCGCGCGCAGGACCACGAGCACGCCAACCGGCTGCACACCCTCCTCGGCCTGCTGGAGCTCGGCCTGCACGAGGAGGCGGTGGACTATGTGACCGAGGTCGTCGGCGTGCACCGCAGCACCGCCGAACAGGTCACCGAGAAGGTCCACGACCCCCTGCTCGCCGCCCTGCTGGTGGGCAAGGCCACGGTGGCCGCCGAGCGCGGCGTCTCCCTGCGGCTGGCCCCCTCCTCTCTGCTCCCCGACCGCCTGGTGGATCCGGGCGGTCTCGTCACGATCCTCGGAAACCTCGTGGACAACGCACTGGACGCCTCGGCGGGGTCGCCCGAGCCACGGGTCGAAGTGGAACTGCACGCACAGGGGCGCGCCGCCGTGCTGCGGGTGCGCGACAGCGGCCCCGGAGTCCCCGCTGCCCGGCGCGAGGAGATCTTCACCGAGGGCTGGTCCACCAAACAGCCCAGGGCACACCGCGAGCGCGGGCTGGGACTCGCCCTGGTGCGGCGCCTGGCGGAACGGCAGGGCGGCAGCGCCCGGGCCGGTGAAGCAGCGGACGGAGGGGCGGAGTTCTCCGTCGTACTCCCGGAGGCCCTGCGGTGA
- a CDS encoding response regulator, producing the protein MIHVLVVDDDMRVARINAAYVAKVPGFHVEFQAHSAAEALAFVESGRPVDLILLDHYLPDENGLDLVRRLRQLGRKTDVIMVTAARDLATVQSAMRLGALQYLVKPFTFAGLRAKLEAYGALRRTLDLGGEAEQAEVDRIFGALAGAAAPVDLPKGHSPTTAELVRRVLRSADGPLSTQEVADRAGISRQTAQRYLKLLDRAGRVRLTLRYGETGRPEHRYAWLPAGTGSP; encoded by the coding sequence GTGATCCACGTATTGGTCGTCGACGACGACATGCGTGTTGCCCGGATCAACGCGGCGTACGTGGCGAAGGTTCCCGGTTTCCATGTGGAGTTCCAGGCCCATTCCGCTGCCGAGGCCCTGGCGTTCGTCGAATCCGGCCGGCCCGTGGACCTGATCCTCCTGGACCACTACCTGCCCGACGAGAACGGCCTCGACCTGGTCCGCCGGCTCCGCCAGCTCGGCCGCAAGACCGACGTCATCATGGTGACGGCGGCCCGGGACCTGGCCACGGTCCAGTCGGCCATGCGGCTCGGCGCCCTGCAGTACCTGGTGAAGCCCTTCACCTTCGCGGGCCTGCGCGCCAAGCTGGAGGCCTACGGCGCCCTGCGCCGGACCCTGGACCTGGGCGGCGAGGCCGAACAGGCCGAGGTGGACCGCATCTTCGGTGCGCTGGCCGGGGCGGCAGCCCCGGTGGACCTCCCCAAGGGCCACTCCCCCACCACCGCCGAACTGGTCCGCCGGGTCCTGCGGTCGGCCGACGGTCCGCTCTCCACCCAGGAGGTCGCCGACCGCGCGGGCATCAGCCGGCAGACCGCCCAGCGCTACCTCAAGCTCCTCGACCGAGCCGGCCGCGTCCGCCTCACTCTCCGCTACGGCGAAACCGGCCGCCCGGAACACCGGTACGCCTGGCTCCCCGCCGGTACCGGCAGCCCCTGA